The sequence GACGTGGGGAAGACGAGAGGGGGAGGAGAGTGGGGTTTaaggccgccgccgacgccgcccacaCCCTCGTCGCCATCTCGCTGCTCGGGGCGCTCGTCTCCGGGGTTTTACGGTCGCCTCCTTATCGGTTCAAGACTATTGTGGCAGGGTAAAGCATAGGCAGAGCCTTTTTTTTCTTGTGTGGGATTTTCGGCTGAGGCACACCGTCCGATCCTACAGGCAAGGCTAGGATTATGGAGGGAATGGAGTGACACATATAACGCTAACAATTCACATAACAAATTTCACAATCCACCCgcaaaaaataaaagtaaaaaaaattcaCAATCCTTGTGTTTAAGAAATTTGTGCGGAACGCTCTATCGACTATCGGTGGCCAAATGTTGCTCCGGCTTGGTGGGGCTCCGCGGCAGCAATTTTTGCGGAATGTGTGAATatctctactttgattgagaaggTCATTTCTAAACATTGTTTTAATCTGCAAACCAATCGGCACATGTGCTAATCAATTTTAGTTATTGTAATAAGCTTTCTTTTAGTTGGACTGACGAGCCGTCAGAGTGCTGGTGAACAAGCTATGGCCGATATATCGATGTTTATTCATAAAGTTAGCCACGACGGTCTTCCCTAAAAAAAACACTCAAACTCAAGCTTAATGTTTATCATGCGGCAACAATGGTAAGCTATCAAAAAAATAATAGTTAACTCAAGTTATGTGATCCAAGCTTAATTTTTCCCAACAAAACTTGCACCTTTATAGATTTTGTATATcagttttgctaagtctcagtcgatgctatcTTCCTTTACTTTTGCATTGAGATTCATAGAAAAAATAtattcagtttttctttttcttcttacataatatatcacttgactgagacttaGTTAAGCCTCAGTCCATTAAGACCTAGCCACACCCTTTATATATTACTACCTCTGtaaattgaactgcaaaaatgtcttgtatTTAAGAAAAGAGGTAGTGCGTAATAGTACTAGATAGTATAAAAAATGCGTTCTACTGAAAAAAGTCTCTCAGTGAATCGAATTAGCACGTAGAGCCTTTTAATCTCATCGCTGCTCAGGCACAAACCCATAAACACCAGACGGCACAATCGGATGCATAAAAAAGTGATCAGACATCAAGCCAATCAAAGATCCGAGGTCAACAGTCTATTGAAACATCCTCCAATAGCAGATCGACTCCTCGGGATTTGTGTACAAATAACAAATGGGCAGAGACTAGAAAGTGACTCGCAAATAAGGCCAGCctagtttgtttttattttacaTGATATATAAGATCGACAGGACGCTCAAAACGAGTACTGATATAATGCCAGTTTATGAGATGAATCACTTTCTGGAAGATCTAAGGGGCTCACACCGATTGCACTTTCCTTCATTGGGTGCTTGTTGCCAGTGTAACGACCTCATAGCTGCAGGCTGCGGAATAAAACAAAACAGACGGTAGTCAGCGTAACTGCAAAGTGAATCACCCATGATCAGATGCAACAAGAGGTGCTACCACAACCTACAAGGCCGACGAAACAAAGCACACATTACGATATTTGCTCTACAttgtgatctaaacgctcttatatttctttacggagggagtacgtagCATTCTGTGCTGCACAAGATTTCTCTTCAGAAGTTGAGAAATTCAGTTCGAAACCTACTGCCTACTGAAATGCAGAACATGTTTCTAAACTTCAAGGATTATGTGCATTTTGCCAGTATGAAAAAGACAATTGTATTCAGACCTACTGCACGCTTCAAGACAGCATGCCCTGAAAATTGGTGAGATGAATAAGTAACTTTAATTTTCAGACGGTCAGTTACTAGGCCATGCTGGGGCGACTAACAGCAATACCAAGAACCAGAGATTCAAGGAAAATGTGTCTTTAAAAACACACATCATCTTCAAAGTTGCATAGTTGAAATTGTTAGTTATAAGAATTCATCATGCAAGTGAAACAAAGAGACTTCAAGTTATCAGTTATTTTCAAATGGCAACTCAGCACTCAAGAAAACAATGCTGTACAATACACTCCATGGTCAGTAGAAGTAGTCCAGACAGAAAATAAGCTAGAGTGTCATGAATAACAAAGGGATGGGTTGCCAGAATTCATATGGAAAAAATAGCTACCATATGGAGTTACCAACTTTACTACACTAGAACAAGATTAAAACAGGTGGAACAGTGACTATATCTGTGCTGCTAGAAACTAACCAGTGAAGCATACTATCATTTCCCCTACAACATTATCGAACCCAACTACAAACTTGGTTCAGAAAGTAGAGAGATACTACCCACGTCAACTAAATGCCTATATCATAAAATGAAGACACAACTAACATGACAACAGGCATATAACAGCATGCAAGTGGTCAACATCCAATTACAAACTATAgcattaattattgcacaatgcaATACTTAAAGAGAGAAGCCTAATACACAAGAATAAGAAGTGGTCTTAAAGATCCAAAAGTATGATAACATACCAGCAAAGACAACGAGAGTGAGAACATTCCCGATTTTCGAGACCCGTTTGACACTGTTCTTGTATGATTTGAACCTCTTCAAAGCAACATCTTCCTCTAAAAGCTGCAAGTGATGAAGAGTCAAAACCATGCTAACAAAAAACTAGCACAATGTAAAAGCAATAAACTAAACACCACTTTGCAAGTTGCTGTTGACTTGTAGTATCGAATCTAATAACAGTAACTGCATGGAGTCCTGCTTGTACAACTAGCCTTTACCTAAAGTGCAGTTTGCAACAAAAAAAATAAGATGCTTATATGAAATCTTAGCACCAACTGAATTGCCAAAAAAAGGACATAAAGGTCTCTGCAAGGAGACTACCAATAGTATAAAATAACTAAAAACTTCGCAGTTGCAGGAAGGTGATTATTCTGTTAACGCAAAATAACGCAATCACCAAAATGCACAATCCTAGAATTCAAGATAGAAACCTTTAGTTACCTAAAACGTCAGAAGCACTAAACTACAGTGACACAAAACACTGTGGCAGCGATACAAAACCCTGAAGATCAGCAAACAACGGCATTACACTGATCGATTCTGAGGATATATGGTGCACCTCTGTGCGGACAAGGATATGATAGGACAAGATGACTTCTGCACCATTCAACTAAACATAAGGCACAAGTTTATATATCTTTCCTGTGCATTACAACACGCATTGCGCAGCTAGTATGCATAAACGTCAGTTGCAGATCTCTAATCATGATCGTAGTAAGCACCATCATTAAGTACCACCACTGCAGTTCGTAAACCTAACTAGAAAAATCCAGTCCCCACACGGCACCTGATCTTGACGCCAATCACTCTGGATAAAGCTGAATATTATCACCCATCACATGCAGTAAGGAAAATTCCCTAATCGGTAATCACAACATCCCACCAGTTCCAAGTCAGATCGAATCGATGTGTTCCGAGGTCGCGCGCAGATCAGAACCACAGTAGCTATCTGCGCCTCCGAACAGGGGAATCGCAACGACGAAGAGTAAAATCATACAATCTAGCGGTCGAATCGACGGGGTGAAAGGAAAACTGCAGGGGAGGAGAGGGCTGACCGCTTTCTCCCGTGCGCCGAGCTCGACGTGGTACCCGCGGCGGGGCTGGACATGAGACGGCGGCGGCGTGGTCCGGAGGTGGGAGCGGAGGGAGGAGAGGAAGCCGTGCTGGGCCATGGCGGAGGCGCAGGGGGGAGAGGTGGAGGGCACACGGCGGCTCGAGGAGAACGGCGAAGGTGGAGAGAGATTGGAGACGGGCCAAAGGGCAGAGCTGCGCTGTTTTCTCGATTTGGCCCCGGTGTAGATGCGCGTTTTCGTGAAAGGGCCTGGGCCTGGCTACCGCAGTTTTTCCTCACGATCACCCTTTTGAACAAAGAAAGAATGAACCTCCTCCTtgcgaaaaaagaagaagaaatcttttttttttgcgagagaaaaaaaatgaaa comes from Triticum aestivum cultivar Chinese Spring chromosome 5B, IWGSC CS RefSeq v2.1, whole genome shotgun sequence and encodes:
- the LOC123111866 gene encoding succinate dehydrogenase subunit 7, mitochondrial; the encoded protein is MAQHGFLSSLRSHLRTTPPPSHVQPRRGYHVELGAREKALLEEDVALKRFKSYKNSVKRVSKIGNVLTLVVFAACSYEVVTLATSTQ